The following coding sequences are from one Pelmatolapia mariae isolate MD_Pm_ZW linkage group LG4, Pm_UMD_F_2, whole genome shotgun sequence window:
- the LOC134626351 gene encoding DNA (cytosine-5)-methyltransferase 1-like isoform X2, translated as MPTRTSLPLPDDVRKSLQRLDEEGSADEEHVKEKLKLVQDFLHVDAQDQLTSLEEKMKSSEISKEVYISKVKALLGKELHLENGSHVDDAEKNGKTNGFSNGSHKDEHDEDVTMSVQEEEESVKSPTASKGKGGRRSKANSDTKKSPASTRVTRNSGKQPTILSMFTKVQKRKSEDLNGEAVNGQNELKKDDDVEESREEKRLKVESDENAAPEESKSDIVKPVSAVKTPPPKCQDCRQYLDDSDLKFFQGDPDNALDEPEMLTDERLSLFDSNEDGFESYEDLPQHKITNFSVYDKRGHLCPFDSGLIEKNVELYFSCVVKPIYDDNPCMDGGVPAKKLGPINAWWITGFDGGEKALIGFTTAFADYILMQPSEEYAPIFALMQEKIYMSKIVVEFLQKNPDATYEDLLNKIETTVPPAGLNFNCFTEDTLLRHAQFVVEQVESYDEAGDSDEQPIIVTPCMRDLIKLAGVTLGKRRAARRQAIRHPTKIEKDSKGPTKATTTKLVYQIFDAFFSDQIEQNDKESAMKRQRCGVCEVCQSPDCGKCAACKDMIKFGGSGKSKQACKQRRCPNLAVKEAEDDENIEEEDVPVEKPKKVPHAKRKKQTQCKLTWIGESIHTEGKKQYYRKVSLNDELLEVGDCVSVSSEDPSIPLYLARITSMWEDNNGKMFHAHWFLRGIDTVLGETSDPLELVIVDECEDMLLNYVQGKVDVMYKAPSNNWFMEGGVDVDLKVIEDDGKSFFYQFWYDTEYARFEMPPKTSPSEECKFKFCGSCVRTKEREEEDKPHVFEPLENEDHDTKALYAMACFKGEQFRVGDSVYLPPEAFNFSVKPASPVKRSHRKDDVDEDLYPEYYRKSSDYIKGSNLDAPEPFRVGRIKEIFCHRRSNGKPDMSEVKLRLYKFYRPENTHKGVKASYHTDINQLYWSDEEVTVNMGDVLGRCQVEYAEDLNESIQDYSSAGPDRFYFLEAYNAKGKSFEDPPNHARSTVHKGKGKGKGKGKGKGKASAAQEQLDSQPQPKPKVPKYRTLDVFSGCGGLSEGFHQAGISETLWAIEMWEPAAQAFRLNNPGTTVFTEDCNILLKLVMSGEKTNSLGQKLPQKGDVEMLCGGPPCQGFSGMNRFNSRTYSKFKNSLVVSYLSYCDYYRPKFFLLENVRNFVSFKNSMVLKLTLRCLVRMGYQCTFGVLQAGQYGVAQTRRRAIILAAAPGEKLPRYPEPLHVFAPRACSLSVVVGEKRYVSNVTRGNGGIYRTITVRDTMSDLPEIRNGAAALEISYNGEPQSWFQRQIRGTQYQPILRDHICKDMSALVEGRMRYIPLAPGSDWRDLPNIEVRLKDGTLTKKLRYTHHDKKNGRSGTGALRGVCTCAGGKPCDPADRQFNTLIPWCLPHTGNRHNHWAGLYGRLEWDGFFSTTVTNPEPMGKQGRVLHPEQHRVVSVRECARSQGFPDTYRFFGNILDKHRQVGNAVPPPLSRAIGLEIKRCITERMKEEQASENIKQEKMELSD; from the exons ATGCCAACCAGGACGTCCCTGCCTCTCCCGGACGATGTCAGGAAAAG CTTGCAGAGGTTGGATGAGGAAGGATCTGCAGATGAG GAACATGTGAAAGAGAAGCTCAAGTTGGTGCAGGACTTTCTGCATGTTGATGCTCAGGATCAGCTGACCAGTCtggaggaaaaaatgaaaagttcAGAGATCTCAAAG gaggtCTATATCTCTAAAGTGAAGGCCTTACTTGGAAAAGAACTTCATCTTGAAAATGGCTCCCACGTTGACGACGCAGAGAAGAATGGAAAGACGAATGGCTTTTCAAATGGTTCGCACAAAGACGAGCATGATGAAGATGTAACCATGAGCgtacaggaggaggaggaatctGTCAAGTCACCAACTGCTTCGAAAGGGAAGGGTGGGCGGAGGAGCAAGGCAAATTCTGACACAAAAA aGTCTCCAGCAAGTACCAGGGTTACCAGAAACAGTGGGAAACAGCCAACTATATTGTCAATGTTCACTAAAGT TCAGAAGCGCAAGTCAGAGGACTTGAATGGAGAAGCTGTCAACGGACAGAATGAACTGAAGAAAGATGATGACGTTGAGGAG TCTCGGGAGGAGAAACGTCTCAAAGTGGAGTCGGATGAAAA TGCTGCTCCAGAAGAATCCAAGAGTGATATTGTAAAGCCGGTTTCTGCTGTAAAG ACGCCCCCACCCAAATGTCAAGACTGTAGACAGTACCTAGATGATTCTGACCTGAAGTTTTTTCAAGGGGATCCTGATAATGCG CTGGATGAGCCTGAAATGTTAACAGATGAGCGCCTCTCACTGTTTGACTCCAATGAGGATGGATTTGAGAGCTATGAGGATCTGCCACAGCACAAGATCACAAACTTCAG TGTTTATGACAAGCGTGGCCATCTCTGTCCATTCGACTCTGGACTTATTGAGAAGAATGTTGAGCTTTACTTCAGCTGTGTTGTCAAACCCATCTATGATGACAACCCTTGTATGGATG GTGGTGTTCCTGCCAAAAAGCTGGGACCCATCAATGCCTGGTGGATCACTGGGTTTGATGGTGGAGAAAAAGCTTTGATTGGTTTCACTACAG CTTTTGCTGACTACATCTTAATGCAGCCCAGTGAGGAGTACGCTCCCATCTTTGCACTGATGCAAGAGAAGATCTATATGAGCAAGATAGTGGTTGAATTCCTCCAGAAGAATCCTGATGCTACCTACGAAGACCTACTCAATAAGATTGAG ACGACTGTGCCTCCTGCAGGACTAAACTTCAACTGCTTCACTGAAGACACGCTCCTGCGCCATGCCCAGTTTGTTGTAGAGCAGGTGGAGAGCTACGATGAGGCCGGTGATTCGGATGAGCAGCCAATCATTGTTACTCCCTGCATGAGAGACCTGATCAAGCTTGCAGGAGTCACTCTAGGAAAAAG GAGGGCTGCCAGAAGACAGGCTATTCGTCACCCAACAAAGATAGAAAAAGATAGTAAGGGACCAACTAAAGCAACCACTACAAAGCTGGTCTACCAGATCTTTGATGCATTCTTCTCTGATCAGATAGAGCAGAATGATAAAGAAAGTGCCATGAAAAGACAGCGCTGTGGTGTCTGTGAG GTTTGTCAGTCTCCTGATTGTGGAAAGTGTGCAGCTTGCAAAGACATGATCAAAtttggaggaagtggaaaaagCAAACAAGCTTGTAAGCAGAGAAG ATGCCCCAACCTCGCAGTCAAGGAGGCTGAAGATGATGAGAACATTGAGGAGGAAGATGTTCCTGTGGAGAAGCCTAAAAAGGTTCCTCATGCCAAAAGAAAGAAGCAGACCCAGTGCAAACTTACATGGATTGGAGAATCTATTCAC ACTGAAGGGAAGAAGCAATACTACAGGAAGGTCTCTTTGAACGATGAACTGCTGGAGGTGGGAGACTGTGTCTCAGTATCATCAGAGGATCCATCCATTCCACTGTATCTGGCAAG GATCACGTCAATGTGGGAGGATAATAATGGAAAGATGTTTCATGCCCACTGGTTCCTTCGTGGAATAGACACTGTGCTCGGCGAGACTTCAGATCCACTCGAGCTTGTCATTGTGGATGAATGTGAGGACATGCTGCTCAATTATGTCCAAGGCAAAGTTGATGTTATGTATAAAGCCCCATCGAACAACTGGTTTATGGAG GGTGGTGTGGATGTTGACCTCAAGGTGATTGAGGATGACGGGAAGAGTTTTTTCTATCAGTTCTGGTATGACACAGAATATGCCAGGTTTGAAATGCCTCCGAAGACGTCTCCATCAGAAGAATGCAAATTCAA GTTCTGTGGCAGCTGTGTTAGGACTAAAGAGCGAGAGGAAGAAGATAAGCCTCATGTATTTGAACCCCTGGAGAATGAAGACCATGACACAAAGGCTTTGTATGCTATGGCTTGCTTTAAGGGAGAACAGTTCAGGGTAGGGGACAGCGTCTACCTTCCCCCTGAGGCTTTTAATTTCAG TGTGAAGCCAGCCAGTCCAGTGAAGCGATCCCACAGGAAAGACGATGTGGATGAGGATCTGTATCCAGAGTATTACAGGAAGTCCTCAGACTACATCAAGGGCTCAAACCTGGATGCTCCTGAGCCCTTCCGTGTTGGGCGCATCAAAGAGATCTTCTGTCACAGGCGTAGCAATGGGAAACCCGACATGTCAGAGGTCAAACTGCGACTCTACAAGTTCTACAG GCCTGAGAACACACACAAAGGTGTCAAAGCTAGTTACCATACAGACATCAATCAGCTGTACTGGAGTGATGAAGAAGTGACCGTAAACATGGGTGACGTACTTGGCCGCTGCCAGGTAGAATATGCAGAGGACCTGAATGAATCCATCCAGGACTACTCCAGTGCTGGACCTGACCGCTTCTATTTTCTTGAG GCCTATAATGCAAAGGGAAAAAGCTTTGAGGATCCCCCAAATCATGCTCGTTCAACTGTCcataaaggaaaaggaaaaggcaAAGGAAAAG GTAAAGGCAAAGGAAAAGCTTCAGCTGCACAGGAACAGCTGGACTCACAGCCACAGCCTAAACCTAAAGTGCCCAAGTATCGCACATTGGATGTGTTCTCTGGCTGTGGTGGACTTTCTGAGGGATTCCACCAGGCTG GTATCTCGGAGACCCTCTGGGCTATAGAGATGTGggagccagcagcacaggccttcaGACTGAACAACCCAGGCACAACGGTGTTCACTGAGGACTGCAACATCTTGCTGAAGTTGGTCATGTCTGGAGAGAAAACAAATTCTCTTGGCCAGAAGCTGCCTCAGAAGGGTGATGTGGAGATGCTGTGTGGAGGGCCTCCTTGTCAAGGGTTCAGTGGGATGAACCGCTTCAACTCTCGCACTTACTCCAAATTCAAGAACTCACTTGTTGTCTCCTATCTTAG CTACTGCGACTACTACAGACCCAAATTCTTCCTGCTTGAGAACGTGAGGAACTTTGTGTCATTCAAAAACTCTATGGTCCTGAAGCTCACACTGCGCTGTCTTGTGCGAATGGGATACCAGTGTACCTTTGGTGTCTTGCAG GCCGGTCAGTACGGTGTTGCTCAGACCCGGCGCAGGGCCATCATCCTGGCTGCTGCTCCGGGAGAGAAGCTGCCACGCTATCCTGAGCCTCTGCATGTGTTTGCTCCCAGAGCTTGCTCTCTCAGCGTTGTGGTGGGTGAAAAGAGATACGTCAGCAATGTCACACG AGGCAATGGTGGAATCTACAGAACTATCACTGTCAGGGATACCATGTCTGACCTGCCAGAGATTCGCAATGGTGCAGCTGCATTGGAGATTTCCTACAATGGGGAGCCCCAGTCTTGGTTCCAGAGGCAGATCAGAGGCACACAGTACCAGCCTATCCTCAGAGATCATATCTGCAAG GATATGAGTGCACTGGTTGAGGGTCGGATGCGTTACATCCCCTTGGCTCCAGGCTCCGACTGGAGGGATCTGCCCAACATCGAGGTCCGACTGAAGGATGGCACCCTGACTAAGAAACTGCGTTACACACATCATGATAAGAAGAATGGGCGTAGCGGCACCGGTGCACTCAGAGGTGTTTGCACCTGTGCAGGAG GTAAGCCTTGTGACCCTGCAGACAGGCAGTTTAATACCCTGATCCCCTGGTGTCTGCCCCACACTGGGAACCGCCACAATCACTGGGCAGGACTCTATGGCAGGTTGGAATGGGATGGTTTCTTCAGCACAACAGTCACCAATCCTGAACCAATGGGCAAGCAG GGCCGTGTACTCCATCCTGAGCAGCACAGAGTTGTCAGTGTGAGAGAGTGTGCACGCTCTCAGGGGTTCCCTGACACCTACCGCTTCTTTGGAAACATCCtggacaaacacagacag GTTGGAAATGCTGTGCCCCCTCCGCTCTCTAGGGCCATTGGGCTTGAGATTAAGAGGTGCATCACGGAAAGGATGAAGGAAGAACAAGCATCAG AGAACATTAAACAAGAGAAGATGGAGCTCTCTGATTAA
- the LOC134626351 gene encoding DNA (cytosine-5)-methyltransferase 1-like isoform X1: MPTRTSLPLPDDVRKSLQRLDEEGSADEEHVKEKLKLVQDFLHVDAQDQLTSLEEKMKSSEISKEVYISKVKALLGKELHLENGSHVDDAEKNGKTNGFSNGSHKDEHDEDVTMSVQEEEESVKSPTASKGKGGRRSKANSDTKKSPASTRVTRNSGKQPTILSMFTKVQKRKSEDLNGEAVNGQNELKKDDDVEESREEKRLKVESDENAAPEESKSDIVKPVSAVKTPPPKCQDCRQYLDDSDLKFFQGDPDNALDEPEMLTDERLSLFDSNEDGFESYEDLPQHKITNFSVYDKRGHLCPFDSGLIEKNVELYFSCVVKPIYDDNPCMDGGVPAKKLGPINAWWITGFDGGEKALIGFTTAFADYILMQPSEEYAPIFALMQEKIYMSKIVVEFLQKNPDATYEDLLNKIETTVPPAGLNFNCFTEDTLLRHAQFVVEQVESYDEAGDSDEQPIIVTPCMRDLIKLAGVTLGKSMLLYWRAARRQAIRHPTKIEKDSKGPTKATTTKLVYQIFDAFFSDQIEQNDKESAMKRQRCGVCEVCQSPDCGKCAACKDMIKFGGSGKSKQACKQRRCPNLAVKEAEDDENIEEEDVPVEKPKKVPHAKRKKQTQCKLTWIGESIHTEGKKQYYRKVSLNDELLEVGDCVSVSSEDPSIPLYLARITSMWEDNNGKMFHAHWFLRGIDTVLGETSDPLELVIVDECEDMLLNYVQGKVDVMYKAPSNNWFMEGGVDVDLKVIEDDGKSFFYQFWYDTEYARFEMPPKTSPSEECKFKFCGSCVRTKEREEEDKPHVFEPLENEDHDTKALYAMACFKGEQFRVGDSVYLPPEAFNFSVKPASPVKRSHRKDDVDEDLYPEYYRKSSDYIKGSNLDAPEPFRVGRIKEIFCHRRSNGKPDMSEVKLRLYKFYRPENTHKGVKASYHTDINQLYWSDEEVTVNMGDVLGRCQVEYAEDLNESIQDYSSAGPDRFYFLEAYNAKGKSFEDPPNHARSTVHKGKGKGKGKGKGKGKASAAQEQLDSQPQPKPKVPKYRTLDVFSGCGGLSEGFHQAGISETLWAIEMWEPAAQAFRLNNPGTTVFTEDCNILLKLVMSGEKTNSLGQKLPQKGDVEMLCGGPPCQGFSGMNRFNSRTYSKFKNSLVVSYLSYCDYYRPKFFLLENVRNFVSFKNSMVLKLTLRCLVRMGYQCTFGVLQAGQYGVAQTRRRAIILAAAPGEKLPRYPEPLHVFAPRACSLSVVVGEKRYVSNVTRGNGGIYRTITVRDTMSDLPEIRNGAAALEISYNGEPQSWFQRQIRGTQYQPILRDHICKDMSALVEGRMRYIPLAPGSDWRDLPNIEVRLKDGTLTKKLRYTHHDKKNGRSGTGALRGVCTCAGGKPCDPADRQFNTLIPWCLPHTGNRHNHWAGLYGRLEWDGFFSTTVTNPEPMGKQGRVLHPEQHRVVSVRECARSQGFPDTYRFFGNILDKHRQVGNAVPPPLSRAIGLEIKRCITERMKEEQASENIKQEKMELSD, from the exons ATGCCAACCAGGACGTCCCTGCCTCTCCCGGACGATGTCAGGAAAAG CTTGCAGAGGTTGGATGAGGAAGGATCTGCAGATGAG GAACATGTGAAAGAGAAGCTCAAGTTGGTGCAGGACTTTCTGCATGTTGATGCTCAGGATCAGCTGACCAGTCtggaggaaaaaatgaaaagttcAGAGATCTCAAAG gaggtCTATATCTCTAAAGTGAAGGCCTTACTTGGAAAAGAACTTCATCTTGAAAATGGCTCCCACGTTGACGACGCAGAGAAGAATGGAAAGACGAATGGCTTTTCAAATGGTTCGCACAAAGACGAGCATGATGAAGATGTAACCATGAGCgtacaggaggaggaggaatctGTCAAGTCACCAACTGCTTCGAAAGGGAAGGGTGGGCGGAGGAGCAAGGCAAATTCTGACACAAAAA aGTCTCCAGCAAGTACCAGGGTTACCAGAAACAGTGGGAAACAGCCAACTATATTGTCAATGTTCACTAAAGT TCAGAAGCGCAAGTCAGAGGACTTGAATGGAGAAGCTGTCAACGGACAGAATGAACTGAAGAAAGATGATGACGTTGAGGAG TCTCGGGAGGAGAAACGTCTCAAAGTGGAGTCGGATGAAAA TGCTGCTCCAGAAGAATCCAAGAGTGATATTGTAAAGCCGGTTTCTGCTGTAAAG ACGCCCCCACCCAAATGTCAAGACTGTAGACAGTACCTAGATGATTCTGACCTGAAGTTTTTTCAAGGGGATCCTGATAATGCG CTGGATGAGCCTGAAATGTTAACAGATGAGCGCCTCTCACTGTTTGACTCCAATGAGGATGGATTTGAGAGCTATGAGGATCTGCCACAGCACAAGATCACAAACTTCAG TGTTTATGACAAGCGTGGCCATCTCTGTCCATTCGACTCTGGACTTATTGAGAAGAATGTTGAGCTTTACTTCAGCTGTGTTGTCAAACCCATCTATGATGACAACCCTTGTATGGATG GTGGTGTTCCTGCCAAAAAGCTGGGACCCATCAATGCCTGGTGGATCACTGGGTTTGATGGTGGAGAAAAAGCTTTGATTGGTTTCACTACAG CTTTTGCTGACTACATCTTAATGCAGCCCAGTGAGGAGTACGCTCCCATCTTTGCACTGATGCAAGAGAAGATCTATATGAGCAAGATAGTGGTTGAATTCCTCCAGAAGAATCCTGATGCTACCTACGAAGACCTACTCAATAAGATTGAG ACGACTGTGCCTCCTGCAGGACTAAACTTCAACTGCTTCACTGAAGACACGCTCCTGCGCCATGCCCAGTTTGTTGTAGAGCAGGTGGAGAGCTACGATGAGGCCGGTGATTCGGATGAGCAGCCAATCATTGTTACTCCCTGCATGAGAGACCTGATCAAGCTTGCAGGAGTCACTCTAGGAAAAAG CATGCTGCTGTACTG GAGGGCTGCCAGAAGACAGGCTATTCGTCACCCAACAAAGATAGAAAAAGATAGTAAGGGACCAACTAAAGCAACCACTACAAAGCTGGTCTACCAGATCTTTGATGCATTCTTCTCTGATCAGATAGAGCAGAATGATAAAGAAAGTGCCATGAAAAGACAGCGCTGTGGTGTCTGTGAG GTTTGTCAGTCTCCTGATTGTGGAAAGTGTGCAGCTTGCAAAGACATGATCAAAtttggaggaagtggaaaaagCAAACAAGCTTGTAAGCAGAGAAG ATGCCCCAACCTCGCAGTCAAGGAGGCTGAAGATGATGAGAACATTGAGGAGGAAGATGTTCCTGTGGAGAAGCCTAAAAAGGTTCCTCATGCCAAAAGAAAGAAGCAGACCCAGTGCAAACTTACATGGATTGGAGAATCTATTCAC ACTGAAGGGAAGAAGCAATACTACAGGAAGGTCTCTTTGAACGATGAACTGCTGGAGGTGGGAGACTGTGTCTCAGTATCATCAGAGGATCCATCCATTCCACTGTATCTGGCAAG GATCACGTCAATGTGGGAGGATAATAATGGAAAGATGTTTCATGCCCACTGGTTCCTTCGTGGAATAGACACTGTGCTCGGCGAGACTTCAGATCCACTCGAGCTTGTCATTGTGGATGAATGTGAGGACATGCTGCTCAATTATGTCCAAGGCAAAGTTGATGTTATGTATAAAGCCCCATCGAACAACTGGTTTATGGAG GGTGGTGTGGATGTTGACCTCAAGGTGATTGAGGATGACGGGAAGAGTTTTTTCTATCAGTTCTGGTATGACACAGAATATGCCAGGTTTGAAATGCCTCCGAAGACGTCTCCATCAGAAGAATGCAAATTCAA GTTCTGTGGCAGCTGTGTTAGGACTAAAGAGCGAGAGGAAGAAGATAAGCCTCATGTATTTGAACCCCTGGAGAATGAAGACCATGACACAAAGGCTTTGTATGCTATGGCTTGCTTTAAGGGAGAACAGTTCAGGGTAGGGGACAGCGTCTACCTTCCCCCTGAGGCTTTTAATTTCAG TGTGAAGCCAGCCAGTCCAGTGAAGCGATCCCACAGGAAAGACGATGTGGATGAGGATCTGTATCCAGAGTATTACAGGAAGTCCTCAGACTACATCAAGGGCTCAAACCTGGATGCTCCTGAGCCCTTCCGTGTTGGGCGCATCAAAGAGATCTTCTGTCACAGGCGTAGCAATGGGAAACCCGACATGTCAGAGGTCAAACTGCGACTCTACAAGTTCTACAG GCCTGAGAACACACACAAAGGTGTCAAAGCTAGTTACCATACAGACATCAATCAGCTGTACTGGAGTGATGAAGAAGTGACCGTAAACATGGGTGACGTACTTGGCCGCTGCCAGGTAGAATATGCAGAGGACCTGAATGAATCCATCCAGGACTACTCCAGTGCTGGACCTGACCGCTTCTATTTTCTTGAG GCCTATAATGCAAAGGGAAAAAGCTTTGAGGATCCCCCAAATCATGCTCGTTCAACTGTCcataaaggaaaaggaaaaggcaAAGGAAAAG GTAAAGGCAAAGGAAAAGCTTCAGCTGCACAGGAACAGCTGGACTCACAGCCACAGCCTAAACCTAAAGTGCCCAAGTATCGCACATTGGATGTGTTCTCTGGCTGTGGTGGACTTTCTGAGGGATTCCACCAGGCTG GTATCTCGGAGACCCTCTGGGCTATAGAGATGTGggagccagcagcacaggccttcaGACTGAACAACCCAGGCACAACGGTGTTCACTGAGGACTGCAACATCTTGCTGAAGTTGGTCATGTCTGGAGAGAAAACAAATTCTCTTGGCCAGAAGCTGCCTCAGAAGGGTGATGTGGAGATGCTGTGTGGAGGGCCTCCTTGTCAAGGGTTCAGTGGGATGAACCGCTTCAACTCTCGCACTTACTCCAAATTCAAGAACTCACTTGTTGTCTCCTATCTTAG CTACTGCGACTACTACAGACCCAAATTCTTCCTGCTTGAGAACGTGAGGAACTTTGTGTCATTCAAAAACTCTATGGTCCTGAAGCTCACACTGCGCTGTCTTGTGCGAATGGGATACCAGTGTACCTTTGGTGTCTTGCAG GCCGGTCAGTACGGTGTTGCTCAGACCCGGCGCAGGGCCATCATCCTGGCTGCTGCTCCGGGAGAGAAGCTGCCACGCTATCCTGAGCCTCTGCATGTGTTTGCTCCCAGAGCTTGCTCTCTCAGCGTTGTGGTGGGTGAAAAGAGATACGTCAGCAATGTCACACG AGGCAATGGTGGAATCTACAGAACTATCACTGTCAGGGATACCATGTCTGACCTGCCAGAGATTCGCAATGGTGCAGCTGCATTGGAGATTTCCTACAATGGGGAGCCCCAGTCTTGGTTCCAGAGGCAGATCAGAGGCACACAGTACCAGCCTATCCTCAGAGATCATATCTGCAAG GATATGAGTGCACTGGTTGAGGGTCGGATGCGTTACATCCCCTTGGCTCCAGGCTCCGACTGGAGGGATCTGCCCAACATCGAGGTCCGACTGAAGGATGGCACCCTGACTAAGAAACTGCGTTACACACATCATGATAAGAAGAATGGGCGTAGCGGCACCGGTGCACTCAGAGGTGTTTGCACCTGTGCAGGAG GTAAGCCTTGTGACCCTGCAGACAGGCAGTTTAATACCCTGATCCCCTGGTGTCTGCCCCACACTGGGAACCGCCACAATCACTGGGCAGGACTCTATGGCAGGTTGGAATGGGATGGTTTCTTCAGCACAACAGTCACCAATCCTGAACCAATGGGCAAGCAG GGCCGTGTACTCCATCCTGAGCAGCACAGAGTTGTCAGTGTGAGAGAGTGTGCACGCTCTCAGGGGTTCCCTGACACCTACCGCTTCTTTGGAAACATCCtggacaaacacagacag GTTGGAAATGCTGTGCCCCCTCCGCTCTCTAGGGCCATTGGGCTTGAGATTAAGAGGTGCATCACGGAAAGGATGAAGGAAGAACAAGCATCAG AGAACATTAAACAAGAGAAGATGGAGCTCTCTGATTAA